From one Perca fluviatilis chromosome 10, GENO_Pfluv_1.0, whole genome shotgun sequence genomic stretch:
- the LOC120566361 gene encoding uncharacterized protein LOC120566361, translated as MLPLGNIIRKHSINFHCYADDTQLYLSIKPDETSQLAKLQACIKDIKSWMTYNFPMLNSNKSKVIVLGPKHLRTSLSKDIATLDGIALASSTTVRNLGVIFDQDISFNTHLKQTSRTAFFHLRNIAQIRNILSQNDSEKLVHAFVTSRLDYCNSLLSGCSNKFLKTLQLIQNAAARVLTRTKKRDHISPVLASLHWLPVKSRIEFKILLLTYKALNGQAPSYLEELLIPYCPTRALCSQNAELLVVPRVSKSRMGVRAFSYQAPLLWNHSLG; from the exons atgcttcctcttggtaatattattaggaaacactcaattaactttcactgttatgcggatgacacccaattatacttgtcaatcaaaccagacgaaaccagtcagctagctaaacttcaagcgtgcattaaagatataaaatcctggatgacctataattttccgatgttaaactctaacaaaagtaaagttattgtgctgggccctaaacacctccgaacctcattatctaaagacatagctactctggatggtattgccctggcctccagcactactgtcagaaatctaggggttatttttgatcaggatatatcctttaacacccatctaaaacaaacctcaagaacagccttttttcatcttcgtaacattgcccaaattaggaatatcctgtctcaaaacgactctgaaaaactagtccatgcattcgttacttccaggctggactattgtaattccctactgtcaggttgctcaaataagttccttaagactctccagctgatccagaatgctgcagcacgtgttctcacaagaactaagaaaagagatcatatttcacctgtattagcttctctgcattggcttcctgtaaaatccaggattgaatttaaaatccttctcctgacctacaaagctctaaatggtcaagcaccatcatatctagaagagctcctaataccttattgtcccactagagcactgtgttcccagaatgcagagttacttgtggtgcctagagtctctaaaagcagAATGGGAgttagagccttcagttatcaggctcctctcctatggaaccatagcctgg gctaa